One segment of Chelmon rostratus isolate fCheRos1 chromosome 17, fCheRos1.pri, whole genome shotgun sequence DNA contains the following:
- the LOC121621380 gene encoding 5-hydroxytryptamine receptor 3A-like yields MSALRVLAFLAFAAGVSGGQTSDCSYLTLLKHLNLTATNDVLAIMRPVRNWTTSTVVLVDMVLFGILEVDEKSQTLTSHVWFQMSWTNEFLTWKPSDFCGINRLTVPRSRLWIPDVTIQEDASDTGSILKGPLATVIPSGWMFVGARQRLTVTCQLQLFLFPFDVQRCNITFRSMSSEVETINVLPLNNDTTLTKVSEQIMVTQGEWQLENIEIINHDIPKTGSGQSTLIYTVTISRRPMLYVIILIVPLFYLLVLDLASFFISDGSGEKLSFKVTVLLSISVLLLILQDMLPSTEEKLPMMATYCITIFALVGISLLEAMLVSFLNDLGGDCGQKAQRSVDVEIQLEADCHKEPAAAEEEAQVEAEKSDRPLEGRSGHELLKLILEEVKAARQEAEAQEKGKRKAEYYRRVAKTIDSVFFVLYFLTVVIVLMFMGRVWVTNYPE; encoded by the exons ATGTCAGCTCTGAGGGTCCTGGCCTTCCTCGCTTTCGCTG CAGGTGTTTCCGGCGGTCAGACCTCAGACTGCTCTTACCTGACTCTCCTGAAACACTTGAACCTGACAGCGACGAATGATGTTCTCGCGATCATGCGACCCGTGAGAAACTGGACGACGTCCACCGTCGTTCTGGTGGACATGGTGTTGTTTGGTATCTTGGAGGTG GATGAGAAGTCTCAAACTCTCACGAGTCACGTCTGGTTTCAGATG AGTTGGACAAATGAATTCCTAACTTGGAAACCATCAGACTTTTGTGGGATAAACAGGCTGACTGTTCCGAGATCGAGGCTGTGGATCCCGGACGTGACCATCCAAGAGGA TGCCTCTGATACTGGGAGTATCCTGAAAGGTCCACTGGCCACCGTGATTCCCAGCGGTTGGATGTTTGTCGGCGCACGTCAGCGGCTGACCGTCAcctgtcagctgcagctctttctgTTCCCCTTTGATGTTCAACGCTGCAACATCACATTTAGATCCATGAGCAGTGAAG TGGAAACTATAAACGTCCTGCCGCTCAATAATGACACCACCCTGACTAAAGTCTCTGAGCAGATCATGGTGACACAGGGAGAGTGGCAACTTGAAAACATCGAGATTATCAATCATGACATCCCCAAAACCGGTTCAGGTCAGAGCACACTCATATACACG GTCACAATCAGCAGGAGGCCAATGCTGTATGTGATCATTTTAATCGTGCCCCTGTTCTATTTGCTGGTCCTGGATCTGGCCTCTTTCTTCATCAGCGATGGCAGTGGCGAAAAGCTGAGCTTCAAAGTGACCGTGCTCCTGTCCATCTCCGTCTTACTGCTGATCCTTCAGGACATGCTGCCGTCCACCGAGGAGAAGCTGCCGATGATGG CCACCTACTGCATCACGATCTTCGCCCTGGTGGGGATCAGCCTTCTGGAGGCCATGCTGGTGAGCTTCCTAAACGACCTCGGCGGTGACTGTGGTCAGAAGGCTCAAAGATCCGTCGATGTGGAGATTCAGCTGGAAGCCGACTGTCACAAAG agccagctgcagctgaagaggaagcccaggtggaagcagagaaaagtgaCCGTCCTCTGGAGGGGCGCAGTGGCCACGAGCTGCTGAAACTGATCCTGGAGGAAGTGAAGGCAGCTcggcaggaagctgaagcacAGGAAAAAGGCAAGAGGAAGGCGGAATACTACAGAAGAGTGGCCAAAACCATCGACTCTGTGTTCTTTGTCCTCTATTTTTTAACTGTGGTCATTGTCCTGATGTTCATGGGTAGAGTGTGGGTGACAAACTATCCTGAATGA
- the tsen54 gene encoding tRNA-splicing endonuclease subunit Sen54, whose translation MADQNKTDTEAKFFSEILSPSELFAARSRSHKIPVRGQKDFFPNDSDEQRQRLEQTLNEHWSLISEERAEKLGNLVKATWIPSEQRVELQSPAGKFWQTMGFSANGKQHLLPEEALYLMECGNLQVFYRDLPLSIQDGYEKFLSSSTVSLQQYQVFGHLKRLGYVVHRFDPSSEPSSYERQLNLPQSHDRAGRPVKRKRSVSPTAASSCSGVKEASTADRMEEDKSGREGEGDKKPPESHLTSSQGTSGTRTTAAASADEGGGRTWWMTDVLQDRADHQPASGCSRWHFSSIPFPDLGSGESPPSCLHPPDPSLLPGSLAVGVCDVAPWRQRINLRKVKMSPKEQMREEEQRRRRWDINRDREVRRCRNWAEYRELLARRQGRSKGRPAHLWNGEVTPLHDPRQPIPTGELLDKISVIKSTNLLEGASRIKASDEWRICFNVYQPDTVADFKKRDPGKPYSRMCVCSFDGPVPDLRALKLLAFQSGDVPVVFAVVDHGDISFYTFKDFHLPRDVYP comes from the exons ATGGCGGaccaaaacaagacagacacCGAAGCGAAGTTCTTCAGTGAAATATTAAG TCCATCTGAGCTGTTTGCAGCCCGGTCCAGGAGCCACAAGATCCCCGTCAGAGGACAGAAGGATTTCTTTCCCAATGACTCAGACGAGCAAAGACAGCGGCTTGAGCAGACTCTGAATGAGCACTGGAGCCTCATCTCAGAGGAGAGAGCGGAGAAGCT AGGAAACCTGGTGAAGGCCACATGGATTCCAAGTGAGCAGAGAGTGGAGCTTCAGTCTCCAGCT GGAAAGTTTTGGCAGACGATGGGCTTCTCTGCCAACGGCAAGCAGCACCTCCTCCCTGAAGAGGCTCTTTACCtgatggagtgt GGGAACCTGCAGGTGTTTTACCGCGACCTGCCGCTGTCCATCCAGGACGGATATGAGAAGTTTCTGTCCTCGAGCACAGTAAGCCTCCAGCAGTATCAG GTGTTTGGGCATTTGAAGAGGCTTGGCTATGTGGTGCACAGATTCGATCCCAG CTCAGAGCCTTCGTCCTATGAGAGGCAGCTGAACCTGCCTCAGTCGCATGACAGAGCGGGGAGACCAGTGAAGAGGAAGCGCAGCGTCAGCCCCACAGCAGCATCCAG TTGTTCTGGAGTAAAAGAAGCATCCACAGCGGACAGAATGGAGGAGGATAAAAGCGGCCGTGAAGGTGAGGGTGATAAAAAACCTCCTGAGTCACACCTGACGTCGTCTCAGGGGACCTCAGGGACCCGGACCACCGCTGCGGCTTCAGCAGATGAAGGCGGGGGCAGGACGTGGTGGATGACCGATGTTCTCCAGGACCGAGCAGATCACCAGCCTGCCTCTGGTTGCTCACGCTGGCACTTCAGCTCCATCCCCTTCCCCGACCTGGGCTCCGGGGAGAGCCCCCCCAGCTGCCTGCACCCTCCAGACCCCTCCCTGCTCCCCGGGTCTCTGGCTGTGGGAGTCTGTGACGTTGCCCCCTGGAGGCAGAGGATAAACCTGCGGAAGGTGAAGATGTCCCCAAAGGAGCAGATGAGGGAAGAGGAGCAGCGCAGGCGGCGGTGGGacatcaacagagacagagag GTTCGGCGGTGCAGAAACTGGGCGGAGTATCGGGAGCTCCTGGCGAGGCGGCAGGGGAGGAGCAAAGGCCGACCAGCACACTTGTGGAACGGGGAAGTCACACCTTTGCACGACCCAAGACAACCAATCCCCACCG GGGAGCTGCTGGATAAAATCAGTGTGATTAAATCTACAAATTTGCTGGAGGGAGCGTCCAG GATAAAAGCTTCAGACGAGTGGAGGATTTGTTTCAATGTTTACCAGCCGGACACGGTGGCCGACTTCAAGAAGCGTGACCCGGGGAAACCTTACTcccgcatgtgtgtgtgcag CTTCGACGGCCCTGTGCCCGACCTGCGAGCCCTCAAGCTGCTGGCCTTCCAGAGCGGAGACGTCCCGGTGGTCTTTGCTGTGGTGGACCACGGGGACATCTCCTTCTACACCTTCAAAGACTTCCACCTGCCCAGGGATGTGTACCCCTAA